In Burkholderiales bacterium, a genomic segment contains:
- a CDS encoding DUF3883 domain-containing protein, translating into LPWNPNRIEQRFGRIHRIGQTEVCHLWNLVAEETREGDVYRRLLEKLEEARQALGGQVFDVLGKLQFEGRPLRELMIEAIRYGDRPEVRARLTRAVEHAVDRVHMQNLLEERALAHDAMDLSRVARVREEMERAEARRLQPHYVESFFLEAFTRLGGTVREREPRRYEITHVPAPVRHRDRQIGAGDPVLPRYERIVFEKDLIAPPGQPLAAFVCPGHPLLDAVLDLTLERQRDLMKRGTVLVDERDSGTSPRVLFFLEHVIQDASLTAAGERRTISRRVLYVEMDADGRMRRLNYAPYLDYRPLAADEPDAATLLARPEAAWITRELEARAQSYAIASVVPEHVREVRERRLAWIEKTRTAVKDRLTKEIAYWDHRAEALRLQEQAGKAGARLNSQEARRRADELQSRLERRLAELDREAQVSALPPVVLGGVVVVPMGLLAKAAGRAAPVPAVPTDTQAAAARARAIVMDVERRLGFEPVDREFDKLGYDIESRVPGTGRLRFIEVKGRVAGADTVTVTKNEILTSLNKPDDFILAIVEFLEDGNHRVRYLRRPFQREPDFGVTSVNYDFATLLARADEPG; encoded by the coding sequence CTGCCGTGGAACCCCAACCGCATCGAGCAGCGCTTCGGCCGCATCCACCGCATCGGCCAGACCGAGGTCTGCCACCTGTGGAACCTCGTCGCCGAGGAGACGCGCGAGGGCGACGTCTACCGGCGCCTGCTGGAGAAGCTCGAGGAAGCGCGCCAGGCGCTCGGCGGCCAGGTCTTCGACGTGCTGGGCAAGCTGCAGTTCGAGGGCCGGCCGCTGCGCGAGCTGATGATCGAAGCCATCCGCTATGGCGACCGGCCCGAGGTGCGCGCGCGCCTCACGCGCGCCGTCGAGCACGCGGTCGACCGTGTGCACATGCAGAACCTGCTGGAAGAGCGCGCGCTGGCCCACGACGCGATGGACTTAAGCCGCGTGGCGCGCGTGCGCGAAGAGATGGAGCGCGCCGAGGCGCGGCGCCTGCAGCCGCATTACGTCGAGTCATTCTTTCTCGAGGCGTTCACGCGCCTGGGCGGTACCGTGCGCGAGCGTGAGCCACGCCGCTACGAGATCACGCACGTGCCCGCGCCGGTGCGCCACCGCGACCGCCAGATCGGCGCGGGCGATCCGGTGCTCCCGCGTTATGAGCGCATCGTCTTCGAGAAGGATCTGATCGCGCCCCCGGGCCAGCCGCTCGCCGCGTTCGTCTGCCCCGGCCACCCGCTGCTCGACGCGGTGCTGGACTTGACGCTCGAGCGCCAGCGCGACCTGATGAAGCGGGGCACGGTGCTGGTGGACGAGCGCGATTCCGGCACGAGCCCGCGCGTGCTCTTCTTCCTCGAGCACGTCATTCAGGATGCGAGCCTCACCGCTGCCGGCGAGCGGCGCACCATCTCGCGCCGCGTGCTCTACGTCGAGATGGACGCCGACGGTCGCATGCGGCGCCTCAACTACGCGCCCTACCTCGACTACCGCCCGCTGGCGGCCGACGAGCCCGACGCCGCGACCCTGCTGGCCCGGCCCGAGGCGGCGTGGATCACGCGCGAGCTGGAAGCCCGTGCACAGAGCTATGCCATCGCCAGCGTCGTTCCCGAGCACGTGCGCGAAGTGCGCGAACGGCGCCTGGCATGGATCGAAAAGACGCGCACGGCGGTCAAGGACCGCCTCACCAAGGAGATCGCCTACTGGGACCACCGCGCCGAAGCGCTCAGGCTCCAGGAGCAGGCGGGCAAGGCCGGCGCGCGGCTCAACTCGCAGGAGGCACGCCGCCGGGCCGACGAACTGCAGTCGCGTCTCGAGCGGCGACTCGCCGAACTGGACCGCGAGGCCCAGGTCTCGGCGCTGCCGCCGGTGGTGCTGGGCGGGGTCGTCGTCGTGCCGATGGGTCTGCTCGCCAAAGCGGCCGGGCGTGCCGCACCGGTTCCCGCCGTGCCCACCGATACGCAGGCCGCCGCCGCCCGGGCGCGCGCAATCGTGATGGACGTCGAACGGCGGCTGGGCTTCGAGCCCGTGGACCGCGAGTTCGACAAGCTTGGCTACGACATCGAAAGCCGCGTGCCCGGCACGGGCCGGCTGCGCTTCATCGAAGTCAAGGGGCGCGTCGCCGGCGCAGACACCGTGACGGTGACGAAGAACGAAATCCTGACCTCGCTCAACAAGCCCGACGACTTCATCCTCGCCATCGTCGAGTTCCTGGAGGACGGGAACCACCGCGTGCGCTACCTGCGTCGCCCTTTCCAGCGCGAGCCGGACTTCGGCGTGACCAGCGTGAACTACGACTTTGCCACTCTTTTGGCCCGAGCCGATGAGCCAGGGTAA
- a CDS encoding DDE-type integrase/transposase/recombinase encodes MRRYIVTFIDPVSHFAFAVGLPSKHARYTARALDSGLSLLPHTPKVVLSDNGSEFEGDFAQLLKERGIKRWYTYPKTPKMNARRSLQPNDPRVLRGLPRGVALHRPYALQPQARRLAGRLRRRAPAPLLWPAISAILPPATSTRVPKVLDSSSVLVHRALAAALPQSGNDGGGAGRHSAR; translated from the coding sequence ATGCGCCGCTACATCGTCACCTTCATCGACCCGGTCTCGCACTTTGCCTTTGCCGTGGGGCTACCCTCCAAGCACGCCCGATACACCGCCCGCGCCCTTGATTCGGGCCTGTCCTTGCTGCCTCACACCCCGAAGGTCGTCCTCTCCGACAACGGTAGTGAGTTTGAAGGCGACTTTGCCCAGCTCCTTAAGGAGCGCGGCATCAAACGCTGGTATACCTACCCCAAAACCCCGAAGATGAACGCCAGACGCTCGCTTCAACCGAACGATCCAAGAGTCCTTCGTGGACTACCACGAGGAGTTGCTCTTCACCGACCTTACGCTCTTCAACCGCAAGCTCGCCGACTGGCTGGTCGTCTCAGACGCCGAGCGCCCGCACCACTCCTTTGGCCAGCAATCTCCGCTATCCTTCCTCCTGCAACATCAACCCGAGTGCCAAAGGTACTGGACTCATCCAGCGTATTGGTCCATCGAGCGTTGGCGGCTGCGCTCCCGCAAAGCGGAAATGATGGGGGCGGCGCTGGCCGCCATTCGGCGCGGTGA
- a CDS encoding nucleotidyltransferase domain-containing protein produces MHPSLNIDRGTLADFCRTHHILRLSLFGSQLTGTAGPHSDIDLDVRRKTATTAVPALAAQLETLLGAR; encoded by the coding sequence ATGCATCCGAGCCTGAACATCGATCGAGGGACGCTGGCCGATTTTTGCCGCACGCACCACATCCTCCGCCTGTCCCTGTTCGGCTCGCAACTGACGGGCACGGCGGGGCCGCACAGCGACATCGACCTCGATGTACGGCGGAAGACGGCAACCACGGCCGTTCCGGCGTTGGCGGCGCAACTGGAAACCCTGTTGGGAGCACGCTGA
- a CDS encoding four helix bundle protein, with protein sequence MGKIESYRDLKVWQKGMELAEEVYRLAKVLPKTEEYRLTGQLLKAAASVPANIAEGHARGTRKDYANFVNIARGSLAETETLLLLAVRTGLLKENQAATALSVTGELGRMLTVLRQRLNADPL encoded by the coding sequence ATGGGCAAGATCGAATCGTATCGGGATTTGAAGGTTTGGCAGAAGGGGATGGAGCTAGCGGAGGAAGTGTACCGGCTGGCCAAGGTACTCCCGAAGACGGAGGAGTATCGGTTAACGGGGCAACTACTCAAAGCAGCGGCGTCGGTTCCGGCGAACATCGCGGAAGGACACGCGAGGGGGACACGGAAGGACTATGCAAACTTCGTGAATATCGCGAGGGGATCGCTGGCGGAGACCGAGACGTTGCTGCTGCTGGCAGTCAGAACGGGATTGCTCAAGGAAAATCAAGCAGCGACAGCCCTGTCTGTGACGGGCGAACTGGGCAGAATGCTGACCGTTCTACGTCAGCGTCTCAACGCCGATCCCCTATAA
- a CDS encoding DUF499 domain-containing protein, which translates to MTNHERVGKALELLKSGLGPFVGREVKSAIAANSLTPERVRSFIEDPLLANKPVEEWDVSALLKLMWEAWNEVFGRTLGRAERSLVQELRDWRNKWAHQEPFSSRDAERAMDSMVRLLTAVSAKEADEVDRMMMELRRLTIEEQVRGEKRKAGGSLIEAATGTLKPWREIVTPHADVASGRYQQAEFAADLWQVHLGEGSDEYREPAEFFRRTFLTESLKRLLVGAVERLSGKGGDPVVQLQTNFGGGKTHSMLALYHLFGGSAPGELAGVDEVMAAAGVTRLPTARRVVLVGNKISPGNPVTKPDGTVVRTLWGELAWQLGGQKAYARIAKDDENATSPGDALRELLREHGPCLILIDEWVAYARQLHDQSDLPAGSFETQFTFAQALTESAKLAGNCLLVISLPASDTQADDVEVGGLRGREALDRLRNVVGRVESSWRPASAEEGFEIVRRRLFEPLSGAEAFKQRDVTARAFADLYRAQAAEFPPECKSTDYEKRIQAAFPIHPEIFDRLYEDWSTLVKFQRTRGVLRLMAAVVHCLWEKGDRNPLILPSTIPLDDPRVQFELTRYLSDNWVPIIEKDVDGPSSLPLKIDGEVPNLGKLSATRRVARTIYLGSAPIAAAAHRGLEDRRVKLGCVMPGESPAVFGDALRRLAAAATYLYQDGPRFWYATQPTVTKLAEDRAEQLKRDPDKVHAELEARVRADLKKPGDFSRVHPLPRTGADVPDDLDARLVVLPPEHPYGKEEGNAAQLAAQAILESRGNTPRLYRNTLVFLAADKVRLQDLDEAVRRYLAWQSILEEKEALNLDPHQVRQAETQKQAADAAVTARLPETYQWLLVPEQKTPQAAVEWHALRLTGADALAVRASKKLRSEDLLITSLGSTILRKHLDEVPLWRGDHVAIRQLVEDFARYLYLPRLTGPEVLAQAMRDGVALPTWQSDTFAYAESFDEAGGRYRGLRGGQVVALGPGDAGLIVKPEVARRQLQAEVPAAPGADTVPPPGPEPGEQRPGDSKPTPVPPRLPRRFHGTVSLDPTRVGRDAGRIAEEVIAHLVGQPGAEVSVTLEIEAHFPDGASEQTVRTVTENSRTLKFKTHGFETD; encoded by the coding sequence ATGACCAATCACGAGCGCGTCGGCAAGGCGCTGGAACTCCTGAAGTCCGGGCTCGGGCCCTTCGTCGGGCGGGAGGTGAAAAGCGCCATTGCCGCCAACAGCCTGACACCGGAACGGGTGCGCAGCTTCATCGAAGACCCGCTGCTGGCCAACAAGCCCGTCGAGGAATGGGATGTCTCGGCCCTGCTCAAGCTGATGTGGGAGGCCTGGAACGAGGTATTCGGCCGCACCCTTGGTCGCGCCGAGCGATCCCTGGTGCAGGAGCTGCGCGACTGGCGCAACAAGTGGGCGCACCAGGAGCCGTTTTCGAGCCGCGATGCCGAGAGGGCCATGGACTCGATGGTGCGGCTGCTCACCGCCGTGTCGGCCAAGGAGGCCGACGAGGTGGACCGCATGATGATGGAACTGCGCCGCCTGACCATCGAAGAGCAGGTGCGCGGCGAGAAGCGCAAGGCCGGCGGTTCGCTGATCGAGGCGGCGACCGGCACGCTCAAGCCCTGGCGCGAGATCGTCACCCCGCATGCGGACGTGGCCAGCGGCCGCTACCAGCAGGCCGAGTTCGCGGCCGACCTGTGGCAGGTGCATCTGGGCGAGGGCAGCGACGAATACCGCGAGCCGGCCGAGTTCTTCCGCCGCACCTTCCTCACCGAGAGCTTAAAGCGGCTGCTCGTGGGCGCCGTCGAACGCCTCTCGGGCAAGGGCGGCGACCCGGTGGTGCAACTCCAGACCAACTTCGGCGGCGGCAAGACCCATTCGATGCTGGCGTTATACCACCTGTTCGGCGGCAGCGCCCCCGGGGAGCTGGCGGGCGTGGACGAGGTCATGGCCGCCGCCGGCGTCACCCGGCTGCCGACCGCCCGCCGCGTGGTGCTGGTGGGCAACAAGATTTCACCGGGTAACCCGGTGACCAAGCCCGACGGCACCGTCGTTCGCACCCTGTGGGGCGAACTCGCGTGGCAGCTCGGCGGCCAGAAGGCCTATGCGCGCATCGCCAAGGACGACGAAAACGCGACCAGCCCCGGTGACGCGCTGCGCGAGCTGCTGCGCGAGCATGGGCCGTGCCTCATCCTGATCGACGAGTGGGTGGCCTACGCGCGGCAACTGCACGACCAGAGCGACTTGCCGGCCGGCAGCTTCGAGACCCAGTTCACCTTTGCGCAGGCCTTGACCGAGTCGGCCAAGCTCGCGGGCAACTGTCTGCTGGTGATCTCGCTGCCGGCATCCGACACCCAGGCGGACGACGTGGAGGTGGGCGGCCTGCGTGGCCGTGAGGCGCTCGACCGCTTGCGCAACGTGGTCGGGCGCGTGGAGTCGTCGTGGCGGCCGGCGTCGGCCGAGGAAGGCTTCGAGATCGTGCGGCGGCGCCTGTTCGAGCCGCTCTCCGGCGCAGAGGCCTTCAAGCAGCGCGACGTCACCGCGCGCGCCTTCGCCGACCTCTACCGCGCTCAAGCCGCGGAGTTTCCGCCCGAGTGCAAGAGCACCGACTACGAAAAACGCATCCAGGCCGCGTTTCCGATCCACCCGGAGATATTCGACCGGCTCTACGAGGACTGGTCCACGCTGGTCAAGTTCCAACGCACGCGCGGTGTGCTGCGCCTGATGGCGGCCGTGGTTCACTGCCTGTGGGAGAAGGGCGACCGCAACCCGCTCATCCTGCCGTCGACGATTCCTCTCGATGATCCTCGCGTGCAGTTCGAGCTCACACGCTATCTCTCGGACAACTGGGTGCCGATCATCGAGAAGGACGTGGACGGGCCGAGCTCGCTGCCGCTCAAGATCGACGGTGAGGTGCCCAACCTCGGCAAGCTCTCCGCCACGCGGCGCGTGGCGCGCACGATCTACCTCGGCTCCGCGCCGATCGCGGCGGCTGCGCATCGCGGGCTGGAGGATCGGCGCGTGAAGCTCGGCTGCGTGATGCCGGGCGAATCGCCGGCGGTGTTCGGCGATGCCTTGCGCCGCCTGGCCGCGGCGGCGACCTACCTCTACCAGGACGGGCCGCGCTTCTGGTACGCAACGCAGCCCACCGTCACCAAGCTCGCCGAGGACCGCGCCGAGCAGTTGAAGCGCGACCCCGACAAGGTGCATGCGGAACTCGAGGCCCGCGTGCGCGCAGACCTGAAGAAGCCGGGCGACTTCTCGCGCGTGCACCCGCTGCCGCGCACGGGCGCGGACGTGCCGGACGATCTCGATGCGCGGCTAGTCGTGCTGCCGCCCGAGCACCCCTACGGCAAGGAGGAGGGTAACGCGGCACAGCTTGCTGCGCAGGCGATCCTCGAATCGCGCGGCAATACGCCGCGCCTTTATCGCAACACGCTGGTGTTCCTCGCGGCTGACAAGGTGCGGCTGCAGGACCTGGACGAGGCGGTGCGCCGGTATCTGGCATGGCAGTCGATCCTCGAAGAAAAGGAAGCGCTGAACCTCGACCCGCACCAGGTCAGGCAGGCCGAAACGCAGAAACAGGCCGCCGATGCCGCCGTCACCGCGCGTCTGCCGGAGACCTACCAATGGCTGCTGGTGCCGGAGCAGAAGACGCCGCAGGCCGCGGTCGAGTGGCATGCGCTGCGGCTCACCGGCGCCGATGCGCTTGCCGTCCGCGCCAGCAAGAAGCTGCGCAGCGAAGACCTGCTCATCACCAGCCTGGGCTCCACGATCCTGCGCAAGCATCTGGACGAGGTGCCGCTGTGGCGCGGTGACCACGTGGCCATTCGACAACTCGTCGAGGACTTCGCGCGCTACCTCTATCTGCCCAGGCTCACCGGGCCGGAGGTGCTGGCGCAGGCGATGCGCGACGGCGTGGCGCTGCCGACCTGGCAGTCCGACACGTTCGCCTATGCCGAGAGCTTCGACGAGGCCGGCGGACGGTATCGCGGCCTGCGCGGCGGGCAGGTCGTCGCGCTGGGCCCCGGGGACGCGGGACTGATCGTCAAGCCGGAGGTCGCGCGCCGCCAGCTCCAAGCCGAGGTGCCGGCCGCGCCGGGCGCGGACACCGTACCGCCACCCGGACCGGAACCAGGCGAACAGAGGCCAGGCGACTCAAAGCCAACGCCGGTGCCGCCTCGCCTACCGCGCCGCTTCCACGGCACGGTGTCGCTCGACCCGACGCGCGTCGGCCGGGATGCCGGGCGGATCGCCGAGGAAGTCATCGCGCATCTCGTCGGCCAACCGGGCGCCGAGGTTTCGGTGACGCTCGAGATCGAGGCGCACTTTCCGGACGGAGCCAGCGAGCAGACCGTTCGCACCGTCACCGAGAACAGCAGAACCCTGAAGTTCAAGACCCACGGGTTCGAAACGGATTGA
- a CDS encoding ATP-binding protein translates to MLDRALGVMPVVVLLGARQTGKTTLVKAHPELADRPYLTLDDLAVRLQAEADPEALVARAPALVLDEVQRAADLLIAIKRAVDRDRPRRPGRFVLTGSANLLMLERIGESLAGRAVYVTLWPLTQGELAGQGRTGLWSELLAVPAVQWPEVLTQTPRAPADWREAVQRGGMPVPAHELSTPEQRTLWFSGYLQTYLERDLPNLRAVENLGDFRRLAQAACLRLGSLLNQAELGRDVGLAQPQVHRFLNVLEASFLALRLPAYAVNRTKRLIKAPKLYWGDTAFALYLSGETEPRGAHLENLVLLDLLAWRELETPRPEILYWRTAGGVEVDFVIETPKRLLPIEVKTAIRAVPADAKGLESFLDEYKGKCDGGLLLYGGDEVFPLTRRVLAAPWWRVL, encoded by the coding sequence GTGCTGGATCGAGCGTTGGGCGTCATGCCGGTGGTGGTGCTGCTCGGCGCCCGTCAGACCGGAAAAACCACGCTGGTCAAGGCCCATCCGGAGTTGGCCGACCGGCCCTACCTCACCCTCGACGACCTCGCCGTGCGGCTGCAGGCCGAGGCCGACCCAGAAGCGCTGGTAGCCCGCGCGCCGGCCTTGGTGCTGGACGAGGTGCAGCGGGCCGCGGATCTGCTCATCGCCATCAAGCGTGCCGTGGACCGCGACCGACCGCGGCGTCCTGGCCGCTTCGTGCTGACCGGCTCGGCCAACCTGCTGATGCTCGAGCGCATTGGCGAGTCGCTGGCGGGCCGTGCCGTCTACGTCACGCTGTGGCCGCTCACCCAGGGCGAGCTGGCGGGCCAGGGCCGCACCGGCCTTTGGAGTGAGCTGCTTGCCGTTCCCGCGGTGCAGTGGCCCGAGGTGCTGACCCAAACCCCCCGCGCCCCCGCCGACTGGCGCGAGGCGGTGCAGCGCGGCGGTATGCCGGTTCCGGCACATGAACTGTCCACGCCCGAGCAGCGCACGCTCTGGTTCTCTGGCTATTTGCAGACCTACCTGGAGCGCGACCTGCCCAACCTGCGGGCGGTGGAAAACCTGGGCGACTTCCGCCGGCTGGCCCAGGCCGCTTGTCTGCGGTTAGGCTCCTTGCTCAATCAGGCGGAGCTGGGCCGCGACGTGGGGCTGGCGCAGCCCCAGGTGCACCGTTTCCTGAACGTGCTGGAGGCCAGCTTTCTGGCCCTGCGCTTGCCCGCCTATGCAGTCAATCGCACCAAGCGGCTCATCAAAGCCCCCAAGCTCTACTGGGGCGACACCGCCTTTGCACTGTACCTGAGCGGCGAGACCGAGCCGCGCGGCGCGCATCTGGAAAACCTCGTGCTCCTGGATCTGCTGGCCTGGCGGGAGCTGGAAACACCCCGGCCTGAAATTCTGTACTGGCGCACGGCGGGTGGGGTGGAGGTGGACTTCGTCATCGAGACGCCCAAGCGGCTCCTGCCCATCGAGGTCAAAACCGCCATCCGAGCCGTACCTGCCGACGCCAAGGGCCTGGAGAGTTTCCTCGATGAGTACAAGGGCAAGTGTGACGGCGGGCTTCTGCTGTATGGCGGCGATGAAGTCTTTCCGCTGACCCGGCGGGTGCTCGCCGCGCCGTGGTGGAGGGTGCTATGA